The Bartonella birtlesii IBS 325 genome has a window encoding:
- a CDS encoding pyrroline-5-carboxylate reductase — MKIGFLGTGKISASMVDGLIRSKFDVSSVIVSPRNAQRAEQLSHNYNKVMIAENNQELLDASDCVFLCLPNQIAKEVLHSLRFHPEQLVVSVLAMAKVAEVEEWINHKVYRAVPLPFVAECKNLTPIYPNHPFLRDLFDALGGTLVLEAEEQFNLFMTAGSLMGVYCNFIETAHQWFMTQGLKKQQSADFLAMMFGNLTDEMRKIVAAKSSVSLDFALLEKEFSTKGGTNELLSNCFSHQGGRRALTIALETTLQKISAPKNT, encoded by the coding sequence ATGAAAATTGGCTTTTTGGGAACAGGTAAAATCAGTGCTTCCATGGTTGATGGTTTAATAAGAAGCAAATTTGATGTTTCTTCTGTTATCGTTTCACCACGCAATGCACAAAGAGCAGAGCAGCTTTCGCACAATTATAATAAGGTTATGATCGCTGAAAATAATCAGGAATTGCTGGACGCTAGTGATTGTGTTTTTCTTTGTCTGCCTAATCAAATTGCCAAAGAGGTTTTGCATTCTCTTCGTTTTCATCCAGAACAGCTTGTTGTTTCTGTACTTGCTATGGCAAAAGTAGCAGAAGTTGAAGAATGGATTAATCATAAGGTTTATCGTGCTGTTCCATTGCCATTTGTGGCAGAATGCAAAAATTTAACACCAATTTATCCTAATCATCCATTTTTACGAGATTTATTTGATGCTTTGGGAGGCACATTGGTGTTGGAGGCAGAAGAGCAGTTTAATCTTTTTATGACAGCTGGTTCACTTATGGGGGTTTATTGTAATTTTATAGAAACAGCACATCAGTGGTTTATGACACAGGGATTAAAGAAGCAGCAGTCAGCAGATTTTCTTGCTATGATGTTTGGAAACCTTACGGATGAAATGCGTAAAATTGTAGCGGCTAAGAGTTCTGTATCTCTCGATTTTGCACTGCTTGAGAAAGAATTTTCAACGAAGGGGGGAACAAATGAGCTTTTATCAAATTGTTTTTCTCACCAAGGGGGAAGGCGTGCTTTAACCATAGCCCTTGAGACTACTTTGCAAAAAATAAGCGCTCCGAAAAATACTTGA
- a CDS encoding YraN family protein: MQKERRQKSFYRGIRAEKWAAWWLRFKGFHIAEIRFKTKCGEIDLIARRANLVLIVEVKARPTLAEAMAAISQVNEKRIEAAADIWLAQQKDRALLCVRFDLIAVLPWRWPQHVPAFFTSDK; encoded by the coding sequence ATGCAAAAAGAACGCAGACAAAAGTCTTTTTATCGAGGGATTCGTGCAGAAAAATGGGCTGCTTGGTGGCTGCGTTTTAAAGGATTTCATATTGCTGAAATTCGTTTTAAAACAAAATGTGGTGAAATTGATTTAATTGCGCGGCGGGCAAATCTTGTGTTAATCGTTGAGGTCAAAGCACGACCAACATTGGCTGAAGCAATGGCTGCGATTTCTCAGGTAAATGAGAAGCGTATTGAAGCTGCTGCCGATATTTGGTTAGCGCAGCAAAAAGATCGCGCTCTTTTATGTGTACGCTTTGATTTAATTGCAGTTTTGCCGTGGCGTTGGCCGCAGCATGTTCCAGCATTTTTTACATCTGATAAATAA
- the rsmI gene encoding 16S rRNA (cytidine(1402)-2'-O)-methyltransferase, translating into MGKKAYFINGHAYSASIIEPALYLVATPIGNLADITLRALQVLAGVDILACEDTRVTRVLLERYGIEKKLFPYHEHNAKKAGGKLLVALAENKSVALVSDAGTPLISDPGFRLVEETRKAGYKIVPIPGASALLAALIATGLPTDSFFFAGFLSARKIQRQKRLEQLKAIPATLVFYESPHRLIESLQDMVSLFSADRPAAICRELTKKFETVDVSNLGNLLENYRKQEYIRGEIVVLVGQTLSPLQMMSDQEVDDMLLGLAKTHSAARAAALVAKKTGLKKQELFQRLNVFKNA; encoded by the coding sequence ATGGGTAAGAAAGCATATTTTATAAATGGGCATGCTTATTCTGCATCCATTATAGAACCAGCACTTTATCTTGTGGCAACGCCTATTGGAAACCTTGCCGATATCACTCTTCGTGCTTTGCAAGTGCTTGCAGGAGTTGATATTTTAGCCTGTGAAGATACACGGGTAACACGTGTTTTGTTGGAACGCTATGGTATTGAGAAAAAACTTTTTCCTTATCATGAACATAATGCAAAAAAGGCAGGAGGAAAATTATTAGTGGCTTTGGCAGAAAATAAAAGCGTGGCACTTGTATCTGATGCAGGGACACCACTGATTTCTGATCCGGGATTTCGTTTGGTAGAAGAAACGCGTAAAGCCGGTTATAAAATCGTGCCAATTCCTGGAGCATCAGCTCTTTTAGCGGCTCTCATTGCAACTGGGCTTCCTACCGATAGTTTTTTCTTTGCTGGTTTTTTGAGTGCGCGCAAGATACAGCGTCAAAAGCGATTAGAACAATTAAAAGCTATTCCGGCAACTTTGGTTTTTTATGAATCTCCCCATCGTCTTATTGAGTCTTTACAGGATATGGTTTCTCTGTTTTCGGCGGATCGTCCTGCGGCAATCTGTCGTGAATTAACAAAAAAATTTGAAACAGTGGATGTCTCCAATTTAGGGAATTTGTTGGAAAATTATCGAAAACAGGAGTATATTCGTGGAGAAATTGTTGTGCTTGTTGGGCAAACACTTTCCCCTTTGCAAATGATGAGCGATCAAGAAGTGGATGACATGTTATTAGGATTGGCTAAGACGCATTCTGCTGCTAGGGCAGCTGCGTTGGTAGCAAAAAAAACAGGCTTAAAAAAACAAGAACTTTTTCAACGGTTAAATGTTTTTAAGAATGCATAA